A region from the Streptomyces lydicus genome encodes:
- a CDS encoding universal stress protein produces MAGHEIPEPADRKQVADPMADLEAAEKTRHSCDPAFRHGVVVGFDGSMSSERALAYAIGMARRLGSGLIIVHVANRLPTTVWAGCEPPVFVDVPDHRTEVLGLELACADHLTEVPWILVERGGDICHELEEVGREYEADAIVVGSTHGIVGRIFGSVAGRLARRAQRPVIVIP; encoded by the coding sequence ATGGCCGGTCACGAAATCCCCGAACCCGCGGACCGCAAGCAGGTCGCCGATCCCATGGCGGACCTCGAAGCGGCGGAAAAGACGCGCCATTCCTGCGACCCCGCGTTCCGGCACGGCGTCGTGGTCGGCTTCGACGGCTCCATGTCGAGCGAACGGGCATTGGCGTATGCAATCGGTATGGCCCGGCGCCTCGGCTCCGGGTTGATCATCGTCCATGTGGCCAACCGGCTGCCGACGACCGTCTGGGCGGGCTGTGAGCCCCCGGTCTTCGTGGACGTGCCGGATCACCGCACCGAAGTGCTCGGTCTGGAGCTGGCCTGCGCCGATCACCTCACCGAGGTCCCCTGGATCCTCGTCGAGCGCGGCGGCGACATCTGCCACGAGTTGGAGGAGGTCGGCCGGGAGTACGAGGCCGACGCGATCGTGGTCGGCTCCACCCACGGCATCGTCGGCCGGATCTTCGGCTCGGTGGCCGGCCGGCTCGCCCGCCGGGCGCAGCGCCCGGTGATAGTGATCCCCTGA
- a CDS encoding acyl-CoA dehydrogenase family protein translates to MSLDHRLPAELEELRRTVEAFAHDVVAPKIGEYYEQHAFPYEIVQEMGRMGLFGLPFPEEYGGMGGDYLALGIALEELARVDSSVAITLEAGVSLGAMPLYHFGTEEQKREWLPKLCSGEVLGAFGLTEPDGGSDAGATRTTAVRDGGDWVINGSKCFITNSGTDITGLVTVTAVTGRKDNGAPLISSIIVPSGTPGFTVGAPYSKVGWNASDTRELSFSDVRVPAANLLGEEGRGYAQFLRILDEGRIAIAALATGLAQGCVDESVRYAKERQAFGRAIGTNQAIQFKLADMEMRAHTSRLSWRHAASRLVHGEPFKKEAALAKLYSSEIAVDNAREATQIHGGYGFMNEYPVARMWRDAKILEIGEGTSEVQRMLIARELGLSA, encoded by the coding sequence ATGTCCCTGGACCACCGTCTGCCCGCCGAGCTGGAAGAACTCCGGCGCACCGTCGAGGCGTTCGCGCACGACGTCGTCGCCCCGAAGATCGGCGAGTACTACGAGCAGCATGCGTTCCCGTACGAGATCGTGCAGGAGATGGGCCGGATGGGCCTGTTCGGCCTGCCGTTCCCCGAGGAGTACGGCGGGATGGGCGGCGACTACCTCGCGCTCGGCATCGCCCTGGAGGAGCTGGCCCGGGTCGACTCCTCGGTGGCCATCACCCTGGAGGCCGGCGTCTCGCTGGGCGCCATGCCGCTCTACCACTTCGGTACGGAGGAGCAGAAGCGCGAGTGGCTGCCCAAGCTGTGCAGCGGTGAGGTGCTGGGCGCGTTCGGCCTCACCGAACCGGACGGCGGCTCGGACGCCGGCGCGACCCGCACCACCGCCGTACGGGACGGCGGGGACTGGGTGATCAACGGCAGCAAGTGCTTCATCACCAACTCCGGTACGGACATCACCGGCCTGGTCACGGTCACCGCGGTCACCGGCCGCAAGGACAATGGCGCCCCGCTGATCTCCTCGATCATCGTGCCGTCCGGCACCCCGGGCTTCACGGTCGGCGCCCCGTACTCCAAGGTCGGCTGGAACGCCTCGGACACCCGCGAGCTGTCGTTCTCCGACGTCCGCGTCCCGGCCGCCAACCTGCTGGGCGAGGAAGGCCGCGGCTACGCCCAGTTCCTGCGGATCCTCGACGAGGGCCGGATCGCGATCGCGGCGCTGGCCACCGGCCTGGCCCAGGGCTGTGTGGACGAGTCGGTGCGCTACGCCAAGGAGCGGCAGGCCTTCGGCCGCGCGATCGGCACCAACCAGGCCATCCAGTTCAAGCTCGCCGACATGGAGATGCGCGCCCACACCTCCCGGCTGTCCTGGCGCCACGCCGCCTCCCGGCTGGTGCACGGCGAGCCCTTCAAGAAGGAGGCCGCGCTCGCCAAGCTCTACTCGTCCGAGATCGCGGTCGACAACGCCCGTGAGGCCACCCAGATCCACGGCGGGTACGGCTTCATGAACGAGTACCCGGTCGCCCGGATGTGGCGCGACGCCAAGATCCTGGAGATCGGCGAGGGCACCAGCGAGGTCCAGCGGATGCTGATCGCCCGGGAACTGGGCCTGAGCGCCTGA
- a CDS encoding hydroxymethylglutaryl-CoA lyase, with protein MTAPGLPMEVTAEGLPTRVRIHEVGARDGLQNEQTVVPTEIKAEFIRRLAGAGLPTVEATSFVHPKWVPQLADAEQLFPQLDGIDPHRLPVLVPNERGLDRALALGARRIAVFGSATESFAKANLNRTVDEALAMFAPVIARAKDAKVQVRGYLSMCFGDPWEGPVPIAQTVRVCRALLDLGCDELSLGDTIGVATPGHVQTLLASLNEAGVATSRIGVHFHDTYGQALANTFAALQHGVTTVDASAGGLGGCPYAKSATGNLATEDLVWMLHGLGIETGVDLDRLAATSVWMADVLGRPSPSRTLRALSHKE; from the coding sequence ATGACCGCGCCCGGACTGCCGATGGAAGTCACCGCGGAGGGGCTGCCCACCCGCGTACGGATCCACGAGGTCGGCGCGCGCGACGGCCTGCAGAACGAACAGACCGTCGTCCCCACGGAGATCAAGGCGGAGTTCATCCGCCGGCTCGCGGGCGCCGGCCTGCCCACCGTCGAGGCCACCAGCTTCGTCCACCCCAAGTGGGTGCCCCAGCTCGCCGACGCCGAGCAGCTGTTCCCGCAACTGGACGGCATCGATCCGCACCGGCTGCCCGTACTGGTGCCCAACGAACGCGGCCTGGACCGTGCGCTGGCCCTGGGCGCCCGCCGGATCGCGGTGTTCGGCAGCGCCACCGAGTCCTTCGCCAAGGCCAACCTCAACCGCACGGTCGACGAGGCGCTGGCGATGTTCGCGCCGGTCATCGCGCGGGCCAAGGACGCCAAGGTGCAGGTCCGCGGCTACCTCTCGATGTGCTTCGGCGACCCCTGGGAGGGACCGGTGCCCATCGCGCAGACCGTCCGGGTGTGCCGGGCGCTGCTCGACCTGGGCTGCGACGAGCTGAGCCTGGGCGACACCATCGGCGTGGCCACCCCCGGTCATGTGCAGACCCTGCTGGCCTCCCTCAACGAGGCCGGCGTGGCCACCTCCCGGATCGGTGTGCACTTCCACGACACCTACGGGCAGGCCCTCGCCAACACCTTCGCCGCGCTGCAGCACGGCGTCACCACCGTCGACGCCTCGGCGGGCGGCCTCGGCGGCTGCCCCTACGCCAAGAGCGCCACCGGCAACCTCGCCACCGAAGACCTGGTGTGGATGCTGCACGGCCTCGGCATCGAGACCGGGGTCGACCTGGACCGACTGGCCGCCACCAGCGTGTGGATGGCGGACGTCCTGGGACGGCCGAGCCCCTCCCGCACCCTTCGCGCCCTCTCCCACAAGGAGTGA
- a CDS encoding acetyl-CoA carboxylase biotin carboxylase subunit: protein MATNFDTVLIANRGEIAVRVIRTLRALGIRSVAVFSDADADARHVREADTAVRIGPAPAAESYLSVERLLDAAARTGAQAVHPGYGFLAENAAFARACADAGLVFIGPSADAIELMGDKIRAKETVREAGVPVVPGSSGSGLDDAQLAAAAREIGMPVLLKPSAGGGGKGMRLVREEALLADEIASARREARSSFGDDTLLVERWIDRPRHIEIQVLADGHGNVIHLGERECSLQRRHQKVIEEAPSVLLDEATRAAMGEAAVQAARSCGYRGAGTVEFIVPGKDPASYYFMEMNTRLQVEHPVTELVTGIDLVEWQLRVAAGEHLRHAQEDITLTGHAIEARICAEDPARDFLPTGGTVLALHEVQGDGLRTDSGLSQGVEVGSRYDPMLSKVIAHGPDRASALRRLRAALAGTVTLGVTTNAGFLRRLLAHPDVVSGELDTGLVEREAAGLVDGAVPDEVYAAAAAVRQAALEPAVDGGGWRDPFAAPSGFRLGGEPAPVRHWLRVPGHDPVAHDVRPGAEVSRQVTPDQVRVTVDGVLHTFHRSGDWLGRDGDSWQVTSYDPVAAALRGAAGAHGADTLAAPMPGTVTVVKVAVGDEVAAGQGLLVVEAMKMEHVISAPHAGTVTELDVTAGSTVAMDQILAVITPHEDPDGADATAAAPADEQGSTR from the coding sequence ATGGCCACCAATTTCGACACCGTGCTGATCGCCAACCGCGGCGAGATCGCGGTCCGCGTCATCCGCACCCTGCGCGCCCTCGGCATCCGCTCGGTCGCGGTCTTCAGCGACGCGGACGCCGACGCCCGCCATGTCCGCGAGGCCGACACCGCCGTCCGCATCGGCCCGGCCCCGGCCGCCGAGAGCTACCTGTCCGTGGAGCGGCTGCTGGACGCGGCCGCCCGGACCGGTGCCCAGGCGGTCCACCCGGGCTACGGCTTCCTCGCCGAGAACGCCGCCTTCGCCCGCGCCTGCGCGGACGCCGGGCTGGTCTTCATCGGCCCGTCCGCCGACGCCATCGAGCTGATGGGCGACAAGATCCGGGCCAAGGAGACGGTGCGCGAGGCCGGCGTCCCGGTCGTCCCCGGCTCCTCGGGCAGCGGGCTCGACGATGCCCAACTGGCCGCAGCGGCCCGGGAGATCGGCATGCCGGTGCTGCTCAAGCCGTCCGCGGGCGGCGGCGGCAAGGGCATGCGGCTGGTGCGCGAGGAGGCACTGCTGGCCGACGAGATCGCCTCCGCCCGCCGCGAGGCCCGCTCCTCCTTCGGCGACGACACCCTCCTCGTCGAGCGCTGGATCGACCGGCCCCGGCACATCGAGATCCAGGTGCTGGCGGACGGCCACGGCAACGTCATCCACCTCGGCGAGCGCGAGTGCTCCCTGCAGCGCCGCCACCAGAAGGTCATCGAGGAGGCCCCCTCGGTCCTGCTGGACGAGGCGACCCGCGCCGCGATGGGCGAGGCGGCGGTCCAGGCCGCCCGCTCCTGCGGCTACCGCGGCGCCGGCACCGTCGAGTTCATCGTCCCGGGCAAGGACCCGGCCTCCTACTACTTCATGGAGATGAACACCCGCCTCCAGGTCGAGCACCCGGTCACCGAGCTCGTCACCGGCATCGACCTGGTCGAGTGGCAGCTGCGGGTCGCGGCCGGCGAGCACCTGCGCCATGCCCAGGAGGACATCACCCTCACCGGGCACGCCATCGAGGCCCGGATCTGCGCCGAGGACCCGGCCCGCGACTTCCTGCCGACCGGCGGCACGGTGCTGGCGCTGCACGAGGTGCAGGGCGACGGGCTGCGCACGGACTCCGGCCTGTCCCAAGGCGTGGAGGTCGGCAGCCGCTACGACCCGATGCTGTCCAAGGTCATCGCCCACGGCCCGGACCGGGCGAGCGCGCTGCGCCGGCTGCGGGCCGCGCTGGCCGGGACGGTCACCCTCGGGGTGACCACCAACGCCGGTTTCCTGCGGCGGCTGCTGGCCCATCCGGACGTGGTCTCCGGCGAGCTGGACACCGGGCTGGTGGAGCGCGAGGCGGCCGGGCTGGTCGACGGCGCGGTGCCGGACGAGGTGTACGCGGCGGCCGCGGCGGTGCGGCAGGCCGCCCTGGAGCCCGCGGTGGACGGGGGCGGCTGGCGCGACCCGTTCGCCGCGCCCAGCGGCTTCCGCCTCGGCGGCGAGCCCGCCCCGGTCCGCCACTGGCTGCGCGTGCCAGGCCACGACCCCGTCGCCCACGACGTACGGCCGGGTGCGGAAGTGTCCCGGCAGGTCACACCGGACCAGGTCCGGGTCACCGTCGACGGGGTGCTGCACACCTTCCACCGCAGCGGCGACTGGCTCGGCCGGGACGGCGACTCCTGGCAGGTGACCTCGTACGACCCGGTGGCCGCCGCGCTGCGCGGGGCCGCGGGGGCACACGGCGCAGACACCCTGGCCGCCCCGATGCCGGGCACCGTCACCGTCGTCAAGGTGGCCGTCGGCGACGAGGTGGCCGCGGGCCAGGGCCTGCTGGTGGTCGAGGCGATGAAGATGGAACACGTCATCTCCGCGCCGCACGCCGGCACCGTCACCGAACTCGACGTCACCGCGGGCAGCACCGTCGCCATGGACCAGATCCTGGCCGTGATCACCCCGCACGAGGACCCCGACGGGGCGGACGCGACCGCGGCGGCGCCCGCGGACGAGCAGGGGAGCACCCGATGA
- the glmS gene encoding glutamine--fructose-6-phosphate transaminase (isomerizing): MCGIVGYIGKRDVAPLLLEGLQRLEYRGYDSAGIAIHAKGTGKAAGGLKTVKAKGRVRELESRVPKRFAGTTGIAHTRWATHGAPTDDNAHPHLDTEGKVAVVHNGIIDNAADLRARLTAEGVEFASETDTEVLAHLIGRSTAEKLEERVREALRHIEGTYGIAVLHADFPDRIVVARNGSPVVLGIGEREMFVSSDVAALVSHTRQVVTLDDGEMATLKADDYRTYTTEGSRTTSAPETVEYAAESYDLGGHDTYMHKEISEQADAVDRALRGRIDDRFSTVHLGGLNLDPREARGVRRVKILGCGTSYHAGQIGAQMIEELARIPSDAEPASEFRYRDPVVDPDTLYVAVSQSGETYDVLAAVQELKRKGARVLGLVNVVGSAIARETDGGIYVHAGPEVCVVSTKCFTNMVVSFALLALHLGRIRDLSVADGKRIIEGLRKLPAQIDEILKSEEDIKQLSATYADAKSMMFIGRVRGYPVAREASLKLKEVSYIHAEAYPASELKHGPLALIEPAMPTVAIVPDDDLLEKNRAALEEIKARSGRILAVAHQEQEKADHTIIVPKNEPELDPILMGIPLQLLAYHTALALGRDIDKPRNLAKSVTVE; encoded by the coding sequence ATGTGCGGGATCGTCGGCTACATCGGCAAACGTGATGTCGCTCCGCTGCTCCTGGAGGGCCTGCAGCGCCTGGAGTACCGCGGCTACGACTCGGCGGGCATCGCCATCCACGCCAAGGGCACCGGCAAGGCCGCGGGCGGCCTGAAGACCGTCAAGGCCAAGGGCCGGGTCCGGGAGCTGGAGTCACGGGTGCCGAAGCGCTTCGCCGGCACCACGGGCATCGCGCACACCCGCTGGGCCACCCACGGCGCGCCCACCGACGACAACGCCCACCCGCACCTCGACACCGAGGGCAAGGTCGCCGTCGTCCACAACGGCATCATCGACAACGCCGCCGACCTGCGCGCCCGGCTGACCGCCGAGGGTGTCGAGTTCGCCTCCGAGACCGACACCGAGGTGCTGGCCCACCTGATCGGCCGCTCCACGGCCGAGAAGCTGGAGGAGCGGGTCCGCGAGGCGCTGCGGCACATCGAGGGCACCTACGGCATCGCCGTGCTGCACGCCGACTTCCCGGACCGCATCGTGGTGGCCCGCAACGGCTCCCCGGTCGTCCTGGGCATCGGCGAGCGCGAGATGTTCGTCTCCTCGGACGTCGCCGCGCTGGTCTCGCACACCCGCCAGGTCGTCACCCTCGACGACGGCGAGATGGCCACCCTCAAGGCCGACGACTACCGCACCTACACCACCGAGGGCTCGCGGACCACGTCCGCCCCGGAGACCGTCGAGTACGCGGCCGAGTCGTACGACCTGGGCGGCCACGACACCTACATGCACAAGGAGATCTCCGAGCAGGCGGACGCGGTGGACCGCGCGCTGCGCGGCCGGATCGACGACCGCTTCTCCACCGTGCACCTCGGCGGCCTGAACCTCGACCCCCGTGAGGCGCGCGGGGTGCGCCGGGTGAAGATCCTGGGCTGCGGCACCTCCTACCACGCGGGCCAGATCGGCGCCCAGATGATCGAGGAGCTGGCCCGTATCCCCTCGGACGCCGAGCCGGCCTCCGAGTTCCGCTACCGCGACCCGGTCGTGGACCCCGACACGCTGTACGTGGCGGTCTCCCAGTCCGGTGAGACCTACGACGTGCTGGCGGCCGTCCAGGAGCTCAAGCGCAAGGGCGCCCGGGTGCTGGGCCTGGTCAACGTGGTCGGCTCGGCGATCGCCCGGGAGACCGACGGCGGCATCTACGTCCACGCCGGCCCCGAGGTCTGCGTGGTCTCCACCAAGTGCTTCACCAACATGGTGGTCTCCTTCGCCCTGCTCGCCCTGCACCTCGGCCGGATCCGCGACCTGTCCGTCGCGGACGGCAAGCGGATCATCGAGGGCCTGCGCAAGCTGCCCGCGCAGATCGACGAGATCCTCAAGAGCGAGGAGGACATCAAGCAGCTGTCGGCCACCTACGCGGACGCCAAGTCGATGATGTTCATCGGCCGGGTGCGCGGCTACCCGGTGGCCCGCGAGGCCTCCCTGAAGCTCAAGGAGGTCTCCTACATCCACGCCGAGGCCTACCCGGCCTCCGAGCTCAAGCACGGCCCGCTGGCCCTCATCGAGCCCGCGATGCCGACCGTGGCGATCGTCCCCGACGACGACCTGCTGGAGAAGAACCGCGCCGCGCTGGAGGAGATCAAGGCCCGCAGCGGCCGCATCCTGGCCGTCGCCCACCAGGAGCAGGAGAAGGCCGACCACACCATCATCGTGCCGAAGAACGAGCCCGAGCTGGACCCGATCCTGATGGGCATCCCGCTGCAACTGCTCGCCTACCACACGGCGCTGGCCCTGGGCCGGGACATCGACAAGCCCCGCAACCTCGCCAAGTCCGTCACGGTGGAGTAG
- a CDS encoding GlxA family transcriptional regulator: MSQDSAAVPDAARKLAARRRREIVAVLLFSGGPIFESSIPLSVFGIDRQDAGVPRYRLLVCAGEDAPLRTTGGLELSAPYGLEAISRAGTVVVPAWRSITQAPPPAALDALRRAHEEGARIVGLCTGAFVLAAAGLLDGRPATTHWMYAPTLAKRYPSVHVDPRELFVDDGDVLTSAGTAAGIDLCLHIVRTDHGADAANALARRLVVPPRRTASDMGHQRYLDRSLPEEIGADPLAEVVAWALEHLHEQFDVETLAARAYMSRRTFDRRFRSLTGSAPLQWLITQRVLQAQRLLETSDYSVDEVAGRCGFRSPVALRGHFRRQLGASPAAYRAAYRARRPQNGVPEPALRPERAERAERPERERAALGAGAERFAAAALAGHGLASAEAGEAGKPQSDVYASRLPETAVGRGTVRPVLPGQRERPVG, encoded by the coding sequence ATGAGCCAGGACTCCGCTGCCGTACCAGATGCCGCACGCAAGCTCGCCGCCCGACGACGCCGCGAAATAGTCGCGGTGCTCCTCTTCAGCGGCGGCCCCATTTTCGAGAGCTCCATTCCGCTCTCGGTCTTCGGCATCGACCGACAGGACGCAGGCGTTCCGCGGTACCGGCTGCTTGTGTGCGCGGGCGAAGATGCGCCTTTGCGCACGACCGGGGGGCTCGAACTGTCCGCCCCCTACGGGCTGGAGGCGATCTCCCGTGCCGGGACGGTCGTCGTACCGGCCTGGCGCTCCATCACCCAGGCGCCGCCGCCCGCGGCGCTCGACGCGCTGCGCCGCGCGCATGAAGAAGGGGCCAGAATCGTCGGGTTGTGCACGGGGGCGTTCGTCCTCGCCGCGGCCGGACTGCTGGACGGCCGTCCGGCCACGACCCATTGGATGTACGCGCCGACGCTCGCCAAGCGTTATCCGTCCGTCCATGTGGATCCCCGCGAGCTCTTCGTCGACGACGGCGATGTGCTCACGTCCGCGGGAACGGCGGCCGGCATCGATCTGTGTCTGCACATCGTGCGCACCGACCACGGCGCGGACGCCGCGAACGCGCTGGCCCGCCGGCTCGTCGTGCCGCCCCGCCGCACCGCCTCCGATATGGGGCACCAGCGCTACCTCGACAGGTCATTACCTGAAGAGATCGGCGCCGACCCGCTCGCCGAGGTCGTCGCCTGGGCGCTGGAACACCTCCACGAGCAGTTCGACGTGGAGACGCTGGCCGCGCGCGCGTACATGAGCCGCCGCACCTTCGACCGGCGCTTCAGGTCCCTGACGGGGAGCGCTCCGCTGCAGTGGCTGATCACTCAGCGGGTGCTGCAGGCCCAGCGGCTGCTGGAGACCTCCGACTATTCGGTGGACGAGGTCGCGGGGCGCTGCGGCTTCCGCTCGCCGGTCGCCCTGCGCGGCCACTTCCGCAGGCAGCTGGGCGCCTCGCCCGCCGCCTACCGGGCGGCCTACCGCGCACGGCGGCCGCAGAACGGGGTACCCGAGCCCGCGCTCAGACCGGAGCGGGCCGAGCGCGCCGAGCGGCCGGAGCGGGAGCGGGCGGCCCTGGGGGCGGGCGCGGAGCGGTTCGCCGCCGCCGCGCTGGCCGGCCACGGTCTGGCCTCCGCCGAAGCGGGCGAAGCCGGCAAGCCGCAGTCGGATGTGTACGCATCCCGGCTGCCGGAAACCGCGGTGGGGAGGGGAACCGTCCGCCCCGTGCTGCCCGGACAGCGCGAGCGCCCCGTAGGGTGA
- a CDS encoding beta-N-acetylhexosaminidase: protein MRRRRLLFSLLLVAAAGLGTAAVPPPGAAHAAAPAVIPLDRVIPAPASVHSTGDAYTLGDRTRIRVPGGSGEARRVAGYLAGLLRPATGFGLPVTTKDGRDGIVLRLGGSGTKGLGAEGYRLTSGARAVTISAARPAGLFHGVQTLRQLLPADGEREGARRGTWRIAGGTIADSPRYAYRGAMLDVSRHFFTVAQVKRYIDQLAMYKINKLHLHLSDDQGWRIAIKSWPRLATYGGSTQVGGGPGGYYTEDDYREIIRYAAARYLTVVPEIDMPGHTNAALASYAPLNCNGQAPPLYTGTQVGFSSLCVPKKETYDFVDDVLRELAAMTPGRYLHIGGDEAHSTSHADYVTFMDKVQPVVAKYGKTAIGWHQLTGAHPAKGAVAQYWGYDKTGAAERQQVADAARNGTRLILSPADRAYLDMKYDKNTPLGLNWAGYVGVERSYDWDPGSYLKDAPADSVLGVEAPLWSETLSTTAHIEYMAFPRLPGIAELGWSPASTHDWDNYKVRLAAQGPRWDALGIGYYRSPEVPWPAK, encoded by the coding sequence ATGAGACGACGCAGACTGCTGTTCTCGCTGCTGCTGGTCGCGGCGGCGGGGCTGGGAACCGCCGCCGTACCGCCACCGGGCGCCGCGCACGCCGCCGCCCCGGCCGTCATCCCACTGGACCGGGTGATCCCCGCGCCCGCGTCCGTGCACAGCACCGGGGACGCGTACACCCTCGGTGACCGCACCCGGATCCGGGTGCCCGGAGGCTCCGGCGAGGCCAGGAGGGTGGCCGGCTATCTGGCGGGGCTGCTGCGGCCCGCCACCGGCTTCGGCCTCCCGGTCACCACCAAGGACGGCCGGGACGGCATCGTCCTCCGGCTCGGCGGCAGCGGCACCAAGGGGCTGGGGGCCGAGGGCTACCGGCTCACCTCGGGCGCCCGTGCGGTCACCATCAGCGCCGCCCGCCCGGCCGGCCTCTTCCACGGCGTGCAGACGCTCCGGCAGCTGCTGCCGGCCGATGGGGAGCGGGAAGGCGCCCGGCGCGGGACCTGGCGGATCGCCGGGGGCACCATCGCCGACTCCCCGCGCTACGCCTACCGCGGCGCGATGCTCGACGTCTCCCGGCACTTCTTCACCGTCGCGCAGGTCAAGCGGTATATCGACCAGCTCGCCATGTACAAGATCAACAAGCTGCATCTGCACCTCTCCGACGACCAGGGCTGGCGGATCGCCATCAAGTCCTGGCCGCGGCTGGCGACCTACGGCGGCTCCACCCAGGTCGGCGGCGGGCCCGGCGGCTACTACACCGAGGACGACTACCGCGAGATCATCCGCTATGCCGCGGCCCGCTATCTGACCGTCGTCCCCGAGATCGACATGCCGGGCCACACCAACGCCGCGCTGGCCTCCTACGCCCCGCTCAACTGCAACGGCCAGGCGCCGCCGCTCTACACCGGCACCCAGGTCGGCTTCAGCTCGCTGTGCGTCCCCAAGAAGGAGACGTACGACTTCGTGGACGACGTCCTGCGCGAGCTCGCCGCCATGACTCCCGGCCGCTACCTCCACATCGGCGGTGACGAGGCGCACTCCACCAGCCATGCGGACTACGTGACCTTCATGGACAAGGTGCAGCCGGTGGTCGCCAAGTACGGGAAGACCGCGATCGGCTGGCACCAGCTGACCGGAGCGCACCCGGCGAAGGGCGCCGTCGCCCAGTACTGGGGCTATGACAAGACGGGCGCGGCCGAGCGCCAACAGGTCGCCGACGCCGCCAGGAACGGCACCCGGCTGATCCTCTCGCCCGCCGACCGCGCCTACCTCGACATGAAGTACGACAAGAACACGCCACTGGGCCTGAACTGGGCCGGCTACGTCGGCGTCGAGCGGTCCTACGACTGGGACCCCGGCAGCTACCTCAAGGACGCGCCCGCGGACTCCGTCCTCGGCGTCGAGGCGCCCCTGTGGTCGGAGACGCTCTCCACCACCGCCCACATCGAGTACATGGCCTTCCCGCGGCTGCCGGGCATCGCCGAACTGGGCTGGTCGCCGGCGTCCACGCACGACTGGGACAACTACAAGGTGCGGCTGGCCGCCCAGGGGCCCCGCTGGGACGCGCTGGGCATCGGCTACTACCGTTCGCCGGAGGTGCCGTGGCCCGCGAAGTGA